One genomic segment of Helianthus annuus cultivar XRQ/B chromosome 14, HanXRQr2.0-SUNRISE, whole genome shotgun sequence includes these proteins:
- the LOC110909334 gene encoding protein PHLOEM PROTEIN 2-LIKE A10-like has protein sequence MDLNTINKCLNPITKRKKTILLLGALGFTTYGAYKLYNSPSIVNNRKKALKVLTALASVIEFFGESAETLTVISNDLKSFIQSDSDQIPCSLKQVFKITNSDEFVESVITVTTALTVGISRGYHVGPEKAHLGPSFADKALDKLFSPAGTGFAAVVVGSFSRNMVMGLYTVNNADRGVGTGSGDPGLRWVDVVCDDKFRKLIGDCIQQFVTTMVSVYLDKTMDINTYDEILASLTDPKHEEQVRSLMSLICNGAVETFVRTSHQVLTNSNSNSNATSSYLIRQSSSTISKVFERKELVLSKLKTNAVLGLTRRVTLATVKSFLGFMLSSVSEGMKTRFLEAYRYLNAKSLVVMTVWISMYLHMISGPWSLMQV, from the exons ATGGATCTAAACACGATCAACAAATGTTTAAATCCCatcacaaaaagaaaaaaaaccatTCTTCTTCTCGGAGCCTTAGGCTTTACAACTTACGGCGCTTACAAACTTTACAATTCTCCATCCATCGTTAACAACCGAAAGAAAGCATTAAAGGTCTTAACGGCGTTAGCTTCCGTCATCGAATTCTTCGGCGAATCGGCCGAAACGTTAACCGTTATCTCTAACGACCTGAAAAGCTTTATCCAATCAGATTCTGATCAAATCCCATGTAGTTTGAAGCAAGTGTTCAAGATTACAAACTCTGATGAGTTTGTTGAGTCTGTTATTACGGTTACAACGGCTTTAACGGTTGGGATATCACGTGGGTATCATGTTGGGCCTGAAAAAGCCCATTTAGGCCCAAGTTTTGCAGACAAGGCTTTGGATAAGTTGTTTTCACCAGCTGGTACTGGttttgctgctgttgttgttggtAGTTTTTCAAGGAATATGGTTATGGGGTTATATACTGTTAATAATGCTGATAGGGGGGTTGGTACCGGGTCGGGTGACCCGGGTTTGAGATGGGTTGATGTGGTGTGTGATGATAAGTTTAGGAAGTTGATTGGGGATTGTATACAACAGTTTGTGACCACTATGGTGAGTGTTTATCTTGATAAAACAATGGATATAAATACTTATGATGAGATTTTAGCAAGTTTGACGGACCCGAAACATGAAGAACAAGTTAGAAGTTTGATGAGTTTGATTTGCAATGGGGCTGTTGAGACATTTGTCAGGACTTCACATCAAGTTTTgacaaattcaaattcaaattcaaatgcAACTTCTTCATATTTAATCAGGCAAAGTTCGTCTACTATTAGTAAGGTTTTCGAGAGGAAAGAACTCGTGTTGAGTAAACTGAAGACGAACGCTGTTCTTGGTTTAACAAGAAGGGTGACACTTGCAACTGTCAAGTCTTTTTTGGGATTTATGTTAAGTAGTGTATCCGAGGGTATGAAAACAAGGTTTCTTGAAGCTTACAGGTATCTAAATGCAAAATCTTTGGTTGTTATGACCGTATGGATATCGATGTATTTGCACATGATTAGCGGAC CATGGAGTTTGATGCAAGTCTAG
- the LOC110909333 gene encoding U-box domain-containing protein 30: protein MRQRKDGVDGQVLDLETAVKDGVLGGGVGFGGGFAEKLDLNKMIEELDLPDVPSVFICPISLEPMEDPVTLCTGQTYERSNILKWFSLGRFTCPTTMQELWDDSVTPNKTLHQLIHTWFSQKYLQMKKKSEDVQGNASEILDTLKKVKGQARIQSLKDLRRIVTNHATARNAVVDKGGVTLLSSLLGPYTSHAIGSEVVSILVNLTLDSASRSNLMQPAKVSLIIDMLNEGSIETKINCTKLIQSLTEQDDCEQIVSSHSLLVGLMRLVRDKRHPSGHLPGLTLLKSVCAHQQVRVLIISIGAVPQLVELLPGMNPECLELALFVLEAVSAVKEGKLALSSCSNTIPNMVRILMRVSESCTQLALSILWSICKLSPEEYSSIAVDVGLAAKLLLVIQSGCDPLLKQRSAELLKLCSLNYTDSIFISKCKLTRTIR, encoded by the coding sequence atgcGTCAAAGAAAAGATGGGGTTGATGGGCAGGTTTTAGATCTAGAAACTGCTGTGAAAGATGGGGTTTTGGGTGGGGGAGTTGGGTTTGGTGGTGGGTTTGCTGAGAAACTGGATCTGAATAAGATGATTGAAGAATTGGATCTGCCTGATGTCCCATCTGTGTTCATTTGTCCAATTTCACTTGAACCAATGGAAGACCCTGTTACCCTTTGTACTGGTCAAACGTACGAGCGGTCAAACATCTTGAAATGGTTCAGTTTGGGTCGTTTCACTTGCCCCACTACTATGCAAGAGCTTTGGGATGATTCCGTCACACCAAACAAGACCCTTCATCAGCTGATTCACACATGGTTTTCCCAAAAGTACCTGCAAATGAAGAAGAAATCAGAAGACGTACAAGGCAATGCATCAGAGATTTTGGATACCCTTAAGAAGGTTAAAGGTCAAGCGCGTATTCAATCGTTGAAAGACCTCCGCCGGATTGTAACCAATCATGCTACCGCGAGAAACGCGGTTGTTGATAAAGGAGGGGTGACTCTTTTATCATCCTTATTAGGTCCTTACACATCTCACGCCATTGGTTCCGAAGTGGTTTCGATTCTTGTTAATTTGACGCTCGATTCGGCTTCACGATCGAATCTGATGCAGCCCGCGAAAGTGTCGTTGATTATAGACATGTTAAACGAAGGCTCTATCGAAACAAAGATCAATTGCACCAAATTGATCCAATCATTGACGGAACAAGACGATTGCGAGCAAATCGTTTCCAGCCACAGTTTGTTGGTCGGTTTAATGAGGCTGGTTAGAGATAAACGACACCCGAGTGGACATTTGCCCGGTTTAACGCTGCTTAAATCCGTATGTGCGCATCAACAAGTGAGAGTGTTAATCATTAGCATAGGAGCTGTCCCTCAATTGGTCGAATTACTGCCCGGGATGAATCCCGAATGTTTGGAACTCGCGTTGTTCGTTTTAGAAGCTGTTTCGGCTGTAAAAGAAGGTAAACTAGCATTAAGCAGTTGTTCAAATACCATACCCAATATGGTTAGAATCTTGATGAGGGTATCTGAAAGCTGTACGCAGCTTGCGTTATCGATTCTGTGGTCTATTTGCAAGCTTTCGCCTGAAGAGTATTCGTCGATCGCTGTTGACGTGGGTCTTGCGGCGAAACTTCTGCTCGTGATCCAAAGTGGTTGTGATCCATTGCTGAAACAGAGATCAGCTGAGCTGTTGAAGCTTTGCAGCTTGAATTACACAGATTCAATCTTTATTTCTAAATGCAAGTTAACAAGAACCATAAGGTGA